From the Niveibacterium microcysteis genome, the window GAGCTGATCGGGGCGCCGCACTTTCCGCAGAATCCGTGCCTTCATCTGAACAAGCAGAAGCTGGAGTCCTGGCACGGCTTGCTGTTCAAGGGGCCGCGCTCGCCAAACGTCGATTTGGCCGGCATGAAACTCGCCAGCGAGCTCAACTTCGACGGCTATGTGCTCGACCACGTCGAGATCCACGAGTGCAACTACAACTGGAAGACCTTCATCGAGGTCTACCTAGAGGATTACCACGTTGCGCCGTTCCACCCTGGCTTGGGCAACTTCGTTACTTGCGACGATCTGACCTGGCAGTTCGGCGACTGGTATTCGGTGCAACGCGTCGGCATTACCTCACTGGCGAAGGCGGGCTCGCCGAGCTATGCGAAGTGGCACAAGGCGGTGCTGGACTACTATGGCGGCGAGGTACCCAAGCACGGCGCCATCTGGCTCACCTACTACCCGAACATCATGGTCGAGTGGTATCCGCATGTCTTGGTGGTGAGCACCGTGATTCCGCGTGGCGTCGACAAGACCACGAACGTCGTGGAGTTCTACTACCCGGAAGAGATTGCCGCTTTCGAGCCGGAATTCATCAAAGCTGAGCAGGCCGCCTACATGGAGACCTGCATTGAAGATGACGAGATCGGTGAGCGGATGGACCGTGGCCGTCGCGCCTTGCTGGCGGAGGGGCGCAATGAAGTGGGCCCTTACCAGACGCCGATGGAAGATGGCATGCAGCACTTCCACGAGTTCTATCGTCGTGTGATGGGCGAAGCGCTGGGCGCGTGATTTCGGTGCGACGGATGCGCAAAAAGAAAA encodes:
- a CDS encoding aromatic ring-hydroxylating oxygenase subunit alpha, encoding MSLREQLAPAVSQLPVSWYFDEKVFELEQRLIFDAGPGYVGHERMVPEVADYRSIEWLDHAKMLIRNNDAVWLMSNICRHRQAIMLQGSGKANNIVCPIHRWTYDNAGELIGAPHFPQNPCLHLNKQKLESWHGLLFKGPRSPNVDLAGMKLASELNFDGYVLDHVEIHECNYNWKTFIEVYLEDYHVAPFHPGLGNFVTCDDLTWQFGDWYSVQRVGITSLAKAGSPSYAKWHKAVLDYYGGEVPKHGAIWLTYYPNIMVEWYPHVLVVSTVIPRGVDKTTNVVEFYYPEEIAAFEPEFIKAEQAAYMETCIEDDEIGERMDRGRRALLAEGRNEVGPYQTPMEDGMQHFHEFYRRVMGEALGA